The DNA window TTTCGTGAGCCCAAAAGGAGGTTATACACCACTTGATCCTATTTCTTTACAGATGTTTGTACAGCCAGTAGACTGGAAATATTATGCAGATAAAACATTCAGGGAAAAGCTGGGAAACGCTTTAACACCTGAAGATATTAATCCGGAAGAATACAACGTTATTTACTATTCCGGTGGACATGGGGTGGTATGGGATTTTCCGGATAATGAAAAACTACAGGAAATTGCCCGTACAATTTATGAAAATGGAGGAATTATTTCTTCCGTATGCCATGGAGCTGTAGGACTTTTCAATATTAAACTTTCTGACGGAGAATTATTAATTAAAGGAAAAACAGTTACCGGATTTTCAAATTCGGAAGAAATTGCAGCAGAGCTTGCCGATCACATGCCATATCTTACTGAAGATGTTTTGAAAAGTAAGGGTGCTCATTATGTAAAGGCTGATCAGGATTTTGTCCCTTTTGCCATTGCAGACGGAAAACTGATCACCGGTCAGAATCCTCAGTCTGGAGGGCAGGTCGCAGAAAAAGTACTGGAAATCCTGGAAAAGTAATTGAAGACCGATAGTACTAAAAATCATATACAGCCAAACAAGATTCTTGATTGGCTGTTTTTTTTAAACACTATAAAATCCCGACAGGCCAAATCTTGAAAAATCATCAGCAATAAATTCTAAATACTGATTATTATTTCATAATTTCGCAGACTTAAACTGCTAACCTACGATGGTTGGTATTTTAGATAGATTCTATTATATGGACAATAATAAAGACATGTCCTTCTTAGGGCATATAGGGGAATTAAGAGGACATCTAGTCCGTTCGATTATTGCTATCGTAGTTGCCGCTTTTGTGGTTGGATTTAATATCAACTGGATTATGGACCATATCTTTTTTGGACCTACAAGAAATGATTTTCCCACCTTCAGAATTGTGAATCATTTTTCGAGAATGATTTTAGGAGAAGACAGTATTCATCTTCCAAAAGATTTTCCTGTTCGTGTACAAAGACTGTATCAACAGTTTAATGTAATGATGGCGGTTTCTGTTTTTGGAGGAATGGTAGCAGCATTTCCTTATATTGTCTGGGAATTATGGCGTTTTATCGGGCCTGCTTTACATCCGAGAGAAAGGAAAAACTCCATCTATATTATCAATGCTGTTTGGATGCTTTTTATGACCGGTGTTTTATGCGGTTATTTCTTAATCCTTCCTTTTGCGGTGAATTTTGGGGTTATTTTTAAAATTTCAGATATTATTGTTCCGCTTTATGACCTGAGTGATTATACGACATTGTTCTTACAGGTGGTCTTGGGTATGGGAGTTATTTTCCTATTTCCTATTCTGATTTATTTCCTTACCAGCATTGGAATCCTGACACCGACGTTTATGAAAACATATCGTCGTCATGCCATCGTCTTGATTATGGTCGTAGCAGCAATCATTACTCCGGCAGATGTTTTAAGTATGATAATGGCTGCACTCCCGCTATTGATTCTGTATGAATTCAGTATCATGATGTGTAATTTCACTTATAAAAGAGTACAAAAAAGCAACGGAAATCTTCCTGCTGTACAGAAATAATTGCATTACTACAATATATAAAGAGTCGGTTTCTTATCCAGAGGCCGGCTCTTTTTCATTATTCAGTCAACTGAATTTAAAATGTTTATGTATTTTTTTTCTTAAAATGCATTTATAACGAAAAAAAATATTAAAATTACTATTTATACATGTTTTTATTCCTAACAATGAATAAAAAATTAGAAATTAAATACATTTATGAATATTTTACCATTTTATTAATTAAATTTACCAAAAATTCACAAAACAATTCAGTTTACACCAAAATATTATGAAAAAGAAAATTATTTTCGTATTTGCGTTGGCTATGGGGCTAACGAGTTTGCAAGCACAACGTTGGGAGCCGGTATCTCAAAAGATTAATCCGATAAGGAAAGAAGTCAATGTAATTTATTCTTACAAAGTTGATCTCAACTCCTTAAGAGAACTTCTAAAAAATGCTCCGGAAGCAGGTCAGGGAAGTCCGGTGGTCATTTCTCTTCCCACCACTGACGGGAGAGTTGAAAGATTCTCGGTGTACAGTGCGCCGGTTGTCGCAAAATCAATGGCAGACCGATATCAGTTGGGAGCCTATTCCGGAGTTGGGTTGGATAATCCTACCAAACAAGTTAGATTCAGTACTGCTCCTAATGACTTTCAATCCATGCTTTTTGATACTAAGACCGGGCAGTATGAATTCATAGAGCCTATCAATAAGGAAAAGGACGTCTTTGGAGTATTCTTTAAATCTAACAAAACATCAGACGGTACTCCTTTTGAATGTAAAGCCACAGAGCCTGAGCAATCGAAAAAGCAAATGAAAAAGCTGCTCAATTCCAAAAGTGTTTTGGAAAAATCAGGAACTTTTAATAAAAGTACAGATCAAAAATACCGGACTTACAGGTTAGCAGTCTCTGTAAATGGTGAATACACTCAACTGGCAGGAGGTGTTCCGCAGGCAGCAGCCCGCATCAATGCCACGATCAACAGAGTTAATGCGGTTTACGAAAAGGATCTTGGAATTCATATGATTGTACAGGATTTACCACAACTCATTTTCACCGATCCGGCTACCGATCCTTATTCTAATGTTATTGCCAATGCCAATGGCTCATATTCTGCACCTAATTCATGGAATCTTGAAGTTCAACGAACTCTTACCACTACTCCCGGTGTTGGAAACGGAGCTTATGATGTAGGCCATTTTTTCGGACATAGAGGTGGTGGTGGATCAGCAGGTGATATTGGAAATGTCTGTAGAAACCCTTCCAGTAACAATGATGCGACTTCAAAAGGAGCAGGGATCACCTCCCCTAGTGTAAATGATCAACCTTTCGGAGATGCTTTTGATATTGATTATGTGGCGCATGAACTGGGTCACCAGTTTGGCGGACGTCATACAATGTCTGTTGTACACCCGCAAACAGACCGCCCTATAGAACCAGGATCCGGATCCACCATCATGGGATATGCCGGAATTACCCAGGCCAATGTTCAAATGCATTCTGATGCTTATTTTCATGTATTAAATATTGAGCAAATACAACAATATGTAAATTCTCAAACCTGTGGTATTGTTACCCCTGTTGCCAATACTCCACCGGTGATACAACCGATTGTTAACAAAACCATACCAAAAGGCACAGCATTCGTATTGACAGCAAGTGCAGCAGATGCTCAAAACGATCCTATGACTTATACATGGGAGCAGTATGATATTGCTTTAACTAAGTTTAATATCCCGGATGCTACCCGTACTAATGGAGCCAACTTCAGATCTTTATCTCCTACAGATTCTCCAACCCGATATTTTCCAAAGCTTTCCAGTGTACTGAACGGTAACCTTACCAATCTTTCAGAATGGGAAACGGTTTCCAATGTAAGCAGGGAAATGAACTTCAAGGTAACTGTAAGAGACAACAACCCTGATATTGCTCAGCAGCAGACTCAAAGCAGTTTAGTTAAACTGAATATTGGAAATGACGGTCCATTTAAAGTAACCTCATCTTCAGTATATAATAATACTCCGGGAGCCATCACATGGGATATTGCCAATACCAATAACAATGTTTATAATGTATCCAATGTTAAAATAGATTATACAACAGATAATGGAGCTTCCTGGACAGTCATCACCGCATCTACCCCTAATGACGGTGTAGAACCCTATTCTTTCGCTTCACTGGCTACCGGTGCAAGCTTAAAGATAAGAGTAAGTGCTATTGACAATGTATTCTATGCTATAGGAAATGCTACCGTTGCTACTGCCGAAGCTTGTTCTTCAACAGCTCCTGCAGGTGTTGCTGCTTCTGAAATCACAAGATCTTCAGCTAATATAAAGTGGACTGCCTTACAAGGCGCCACTTATTCTTTACAGTATAGAAAAACCGGAAGTGCAACGTGGACGACTGTTCCTGTAGCAACAAATTCTTATTCATTCACAGGACTTGATGAGGCTACTCAATACGAAGTACAGATTGCCAATGTGTGTGGTTCCACTACCGGAAGTTACTCGGCATCTACCAATTTTACAACACTTTCATTTAGTACTTGTGCTGTTTCTTCAAATTCTTCGGATGAATTTATATCCAACGTTACGGTAACTCCTACGGGAATGCCTGCCGTTTCTAACAATAGCGGAGCATCTGCCTACACCAATTACACGACTGATGCTACGAAACTGATTACTCTTAAAAAAGGTTCTTCCGGCAATACAGTGAGTGTTGCAAAACAATGGACAGGAACCAAATACGACGAAGGGGTAACGGTATGGATCGATTTCAACAGAGATGGCTCATTCTCTGATTCTGAAAAAATCTTTACAAGTATTCCTAATAAACTAACTCCTGTTTCAGGTACTTTCAGTGTTCCTGTAGATGCTTATACTGGAGGAAATGTGATTATGAGAGTAATGTTGGCTTACAATACCCAGCCTTTGGATGCGTGTACAAGCCCTGAAT is part of the Chryseobacterium lactis genome and encodes:
- the tatC gene encoding twin-arginine translocase subunit TatC, whose product is MDNNKDMSFLGHIGELRGHLVRSIIAIVVAAFVVGFNINWIMDHIFFGPTRNDFPTFRIVNHFSRMILGEDSIHLPKDFPVRVQRLYQQFNVMMAVSVFGGMVAAFPYIVWELWRFIGPALHPRERKNSIYIINAVWMLFMTGVLCGYFLILPFAVNFGVIFKISDIIVPLYDLSDYTTLFLQVVLGMGVIFLFPILIYFLTSIGILTPTFMKTYRRHAIVLIMVVAAIITPADVLSMIMAALPLLILYEFSIMMCNFTYKRVQKSNGNLPAVQK
- a CDS encoding reprolysin-like metallopeptidase encodes the protein MKKKIIFVFALAMGLTSLQAQRWEPVSQKINPIRKEVNVIYSYKVDLNSLRELLKNAPEAGQGSPVVISLPTTDGRVERFSVYSAPVVAKSMADRYQLGAYSGVGLDNPTKQVRFSTAPNDFQSMLFDTKTGQYEFIEPINKEKDVFGVFFKSNKTSDGTPFECKATEPEQSKKQMKKLLNSKSVLEKSGTFNKSTDQKYRTYRLAVSVNGEYTQLAGGVPQAAARINATINRVNAVYEKDLGIHMIVQDLPQLIFTDPATDPYSNVIANANGSYSAPNSWNLEVQRTLTTTPGVGNGAYDVGHFFGHRGGGGSAGDIGNVCRNPSSNNDATSKGAGITSPSVNDQPFGDAFDIDYVAHELGHQFGGRHTMSVVHPQTDRPIEPGSGSTIMGYAGITQANVQMHSDAYFHVLNIEQIQQYVNSQTCGIVTPVANTPPVIQPIVNKTIPKGTAFVLTASAADAQNDPMTYTWEQYDIALTKFNIPDATRTNGANFRSLSPTDSPTRYFPKLSSVLNGNLTNLSEWETVSNVSREMNFKVTVRDNNPDIAQQQTQSSLVKLNIGNDGPFKVTSSSVYNNTPGAITWDIANTNNNVYNVSNVKIDYTTDNGASWTVITASTPNDGVEPYSFASLATGASLKIRVSAIDNVFYAIGNATVATAEACSSTAPAGVAASEITRSSANIKWTALQGATYSLQYRKTGSATWTTVPVATNSYSFTGLDEATQYEVQIANVCGSTTGSYSASTNFTTLSFSTCAVSSNSSDEFISNVTVTPTGMPAVSNNSGASAYTNYTTDATKLITLKKGSSGNTVSVAKQWTGTKYDEGVTVWIDFNRDGSFSDSEKIFTSIPNKLTPVSGTFSVPVDAYTGGNVIMRVMLAYNTQPLDACTSPEYGETEDYPVLVQDALSTREVAKDNSSIQIYPNPATDVLYINKVSPKAQFTITNMTGQVVMNGQITDNKVSVSKLTTGAYIISIEDKGTTSNLKFVKK
- a CDS encoding type 1 glutamine amidotransferase domain-containing protein, which produces MKKKALIVVTSVEKYPNMDRATGLWLGEAVHFYEKLHEKGYEIDFVSPKGGYTPLDPISLQMFVQPVDWKYYADKTFREKLGNALTPEDINPEEYNVIYYSGGHGVVWDFPDNEKLQEIARTIYENGGIISSVCHGAVGLFNIKLSDGELLIKGKTVTGFSNSEEIAAELADHMPYLTEDVLKSKGAHYVKADQDFVPFAIADGKLITGQNPQSGGQVAEKVLEILEK